GGGTATGGTGACGCTCGCGCAGTTCGCCGCTCAGCAGTTTGCCGGTTTTCTCCGCCAGATAGAGCAAAATCTCACCGGACTCAAACAGGCTCAGCGGCCTGCCCCCGTCTGCCGGGTGGTTATCAATAATGGCCGGGATTTTATTATTCGGCGAGATAGCCAGAAAGAGAGGGCTGAACTGATCGCCTTTGCTGATATCCACGCGAATGATTCTGTAATCCAGCTCGGCTTCTTCAAGAAAAAGGGTGATCTTATGGCCGTTTGGGGTAGGGGCGTAATAAAGGTCGATCATTCTCAACTCCTGTCCATGCGAATAGTGGTGCCATGACAAATGAGTATAGGTGGTTGTTGTAAATCGTGAGTTTTCATCAAGTGACAGCGGGGCAAAGAGATTATATGTTGAGTAAAAAACCGATCAGCCGATGAGGATGTTATGAACCAGCCCGTAATCACGTTGTGGTCCGATGCGAATTTCTTTTCTCCCTATGTCATGAGCGTATACGTTGCGCTGGCCGAAAAAGGGCTCACTTTTACGCTGAAGACCGTTGATCTTGACGGCGGTGAACATCTCAAACCGCAGTGGCAGGGCTACGACCTGACCCGACGCGTGCCGGTGCTGGAGATCGACGGTTTTGCCCTGAGCGAATCGTCGGCGATCGATGAATATCTGGAAGATCGGTTCGCGCCGCCTGAGTGGGAGCGCATTTATCCTCACGATCTGCAAAAACGCGCGCGGGCGCGGCAGATCCAGGCGTGGCTGCGGAGCGATCTGGTGCCGATTCGCGTGGAACGCTCAACTGATGTCGTGTTTGCCGGGGGCAAAAAGCCAGCGCTCAGCGCTGAAGGCCGTGAAAGCGCGCAAAAACTGATTGAAACCGCCACCTCGCTCCTCGCACACGGCAACCCGAACCTGTTCGGCGAGTGGTGCATCGCCGACGCCGATCTGGCGTTGATGCTAAACCGCCTGATCCTCAACGGCGATGAGGTGCCGCAGCAGCTGGTGGATTATGCCGCGTTTCAGTGGCAGCGCGCCTCCGTGCAGCGCTATGTGGCACTCTCGGCTAAGCGCGCGGGCTGATAAGCCCTGACGCTTCAGGTATGATGGGGGCAGTCTGTTTTCCCGAGGAGTGACTGATGAAACTGATGTTTGCGTCGGATATCCATGGATCGCTGCCCGCTACCGAGCGTGTCCTTTCCCTGTTTGCACAAAGCGGCGCGCAGTGGCTGATTATTCTGGGGGATGTCCTCAACCACGGCCCGCGCAACGCGCTGCCGGAGGGCTACGCCCCGGCGCAGGTCGCGGAAAAGCTCAACCCGTACGCCTCGCGCATCATTGCCGTTCGCGGCAACTGCGACAGCGAGGTGGACCAGATGCTGCTGCATTTTCCCCTTACCGCGCCATGGCAACAGGTGCTGCTGGAACAAAGCCGCCTGTTCCTGACGCACGGGCATCTTTTTAGCCCTGATAATCTCCCGGCGCTCGCGGCTGGCGATGTCCTGGTTTACGGTCATACTCATATTCCGGTTGCTGAAAAACGCGGTGAGATTTATCACTTCAATCCGGGTTCGGTCAGCATACCGAAAGGCGGTTATCCTGCGAGCTATGGCATGCTGGATGGAAATACCCTGAGCGTTATCGCACTTAATGATCAGCAAGTTATTGCGCAGGTAGCGATTAATCCGTAAGTTACACCTCAACTGCAAACGCGCCGAAAGAGCGCTTAGAAGAGAAGGTTTCCCGATGGTGGAGCAGAGTCATTTGGCAAGTACAGAGTGGGTTGACATTGTCAGCGAAGAGAATGAAGTGATCGCGCAGGCCAGCCGCGAACAAATGCGTGCGGAGCGTCTGCGCCACCGCGCAACGTACATCGTTGTGCATGACGGGATGGGCAAAATTCTGGTTCAGCGCCGTACGGACACCAAAGATTTTCTCCCGGGTATGCTGGATGCCACCGCTGGCGGTGTTGTTCAGGCAGATGAAGTGCTGCTGGATTCCGCACGTCGCGAAGCAGAAGAAGAGTTAGGCATCGCCGGTGTGCCGTTTGCCGAGCACGGTCAGTTCTATTTCGAAGACGAAAACTGCCGCGTCTGGGGCGGGCTGTTTAGCTGCGTCTCCCACGGCCCGTTCGCTCTGCAGGAAGAAGAGGTGAGTGAAGTCAGCTGGATGACGCCGGAAGAGATCACCGCGCGCTGCGACGAGTTCACGCCGGATTCGTTAAAAGCGCTGGCGCTGTGGATGACCCGCAACGCCAAAAACGAATCGACCAAATCAGAGAAAGAGGAAGAAGCTGAGTAAGCGTCAGCAACTCTCTCTCAGACAAAGACTGGACGCGATGGGCTTTTGATCGCGCCAGTCCCCGTCATTCAGACGCTCCAGTAGCGCTTTCCCGGCTTCAACGCCAATCTTACGATGCGGCACCGCCATCGTCGTCAGCGGCGGCTGACAGACGCGGCTCACATCGCTATCGCCAAAGCCTACCACAGCCAGATCGTCCGGCACCTTGATTCGCCTGCGCTGGCACTCGTACAGCGCGCCGCAGGCCAGCTCGTCAGAGACGCATACCAGCGCATCCAGCTCCGGCCACGCCAGCAGGAATTCTGGCAGCTGTGCCGCGCCGGTCGAGAAGCTCGGCGGCATCGCCGCGTTAATCACACGGTTCGGCGACATATGGTGGCGAAGCATGGCTTTGTACCAGCCCTGCAAATGCTGCTGGAAAATCCACTGCTCCTGGTTGGCGCACAGCAGGCCAATATTTTGATAGCCGCGCTTAATCACCATTTCCGTAAGTTCATACATGGCCGCTACGTTATCAATCCCGATATTCATATCAATCGGGTCGGCGCGCATGGCACCCATTTCCATCACCGGAATAGAGGCGTTTTTCAGCCAGTGGCGAACGGTATCGGTATGTTCAACGCTGAGCAGGATAGCGGCGGCAATATTCGACGCCAGCAGCGTCTCCAGCAATTTCTCCTCCTGCTCAAGACGATGCTGGGATTCAGCCAGCATGATCTGATACCCGGCAGGCTGTAGCACCTGCTGTAGTCCGGCGAACATCTCCGAGCATCCGGCTTCGGAGAGGTTAGGCACCACCATGGCTATCGTCCATGACGACGCCGAGGCCAGCGCGCTGGCGGCAAGATTAGGCATATAACCCAGCTCCTGCACGGCAGCTTCAATTTTTTCACGTAGTTTATCGGAAACCTGTTCGGGCGTGCGGAGTGCACGGGACACGGTCATCGTGCCCACACCGGCAAGCTGTGCGACATCGGCGAGTGTCACTTTACCGGTACTGCGCCGTTTTCGGGTTAGAGACATACACCTTCCTGCTGACCAGACGCGTTCTTCATTTCCTTCGCTTCACGTGACAGGCAGTATACGCCTTAAATCCCTTTTTTTGCTGTGATTTAGCGCCGTGATCGCAATTTGATAGCGCTATCACATTTCTGCATGTTAACGGTTGGTAGCGCTATCTTTGTGATCGCGATCGCAGTCATTCAGCGATGTGTTGAATAAAGTTTGCTCATCTTTAGCGTGTAGCGGGAGTGAAAAATGCTCAAAAAATGGATATATGATACAACCATCACGCTACAGGAGAGCGTGGAAAACTGGCCGCAGGCGCTTGAGCTGTGCGCGAAGCCGCTTCTGGATTTGCAGGTGATTGAGCCTGAATACGTCACGGCCATCATCCAGCAGCACCACACGTTAGGACCCTATTATGTGCTGG
This region of Enterobacter asburiae genomic DNA includes:
- the yfcF gene encoding glutathione transferase; the encoded protein is MNQPVITLWSDANFFSPYVMSVYVALAEKGLTFTLKTVDLDGGEHLKPQWQGYDLTRRVPVLEIDGFALSESSAIDEYLEDRFAPPEWERIYPHDLQKRARARQIQAWLRSDLVPIRVERSTDVVFAGGKKPALSAEGRESAQKLIETATSLLAHGNPNLFGEWCIADADLALMLNRLILNGDEVPQQLVDYAAFQWQRASVQRYVALSAKRAG
- the yfcE gene encoding phosphodiesterase, with protein sequence MKLMFASDIHGSLPATERVLSLFAQSGAQWLIILGDVLNHGPRNALPEGYAPAQVAEKLNPYASRIIAVRGNCDSEVDQMLLHFPLTAPWQQVLLEQSRLFLTHGHLFSPDNLPALAAGDVLVYGHTHIPVAEKRGEIYHFNPGSVSIPKGGYPASYGMLDGNTLSVIALNDQQVIAQVAINP
- the yfcD gene encoding NUDIX hydrolase YfcD, yielding MVEQSHLASTEWVDIVSEENEVIAQASREQMRAERLRHRATYIVVHDGMGKILVQRRTDTKDFLPGMLDATAGGVVQADEVLLDSARREAEEELGIAGVPFAEHGQFYFEDENCRVWGGLFSCVSHGPFALQEEEVSEVSWMTPEEITARCDEFTPDSLKALALWMTRNAKNESTKSEKEEEAE
- a CDS encoding LacI family DNA-binding transcriptional regulator — its product is MSLTRKRRSTGKVTLADVAQLAGVGTMTVSRALRTPEQVSDKLREKIEAAVQELGYMPNLAASALASASSWTIAMVVPNLSEAGCSEMFAGLQQVLQPAGYQIMLAESQHRLEQEEKLLETLLASNIAAAILLSVEHTDTVRHWLKNASIPVMEMGAMRADPIDMNIGIDNVAAMYELTEMVIKRGYQNIGLLCANQEQWIFQQHLQGWYKAMLRHHMSPNRVINAAMPPSFSTGAAQLPEFLLAWPELDALVCVSDELACGALYECQRRRIKVPDDLAVVGFGDSDVSRVCQPPLTTMAVPHRKIGVEAGKALLERLNDGDWRDQKPIASSLCLRESC